A portion of the Paenibacillus marchantiae genome contains these proteins:
- the spoIIAB gene encoding anti-sigma F factor, producing the protein MNEGTGTNFMNLQFAAKSENESFARVTVAAFISQLDPTMDELSDLKTVISEAVTNSIIHGYNNNAEGVVSIQAEIRDDMITIIVEDRGEGIEDLELAKQPLYTSKPELERSGMGFTIMENFMDEFEVSSEPGRGTSIKMKKRIESKKALYN; encoded by the coding sequence ATGAATGAAGGAACGGGGACAAATTTCATGAATCTGCAATTCGCGGCCAAGTCGGAGAACGAATCGTTCGCACGGGTGACGGTTGCTGCCTTCATCTCCCAGCTTGATCCTACGATGGACGAGCTTAGCGATCTGAAGACGGTCATTTCGGAAGCCGTAACGAACAGCATCATCCACGGATACAACAACAATGCGGAAGGTGTCGTGTCCATTCAAGCCGAGATTCGGGATGACATGATTACCATCATTGTGGAAGACCGTGGTGAAGGCATCGAAGATCTTGAACTTGCCAAACAGCCGCTGTATACGTCCAAACCCGAACTTGAGCGCTCGGGCATGGGCTTCACCATTATGGAAAACTTCATGGATGAATTCGAAGTCAGCAGTGAGCCCGGCAGAGGCACCTCCATCAAGATGAAGAAAAGGATTGAATCCAAGAAAGCATTGTATAATTAG
- a CDS encoding stage V sporulation protein AB: MRMSVLNGAISIVLGIAGGIAVGSGVIALILVLDMIPRLAQLTRSYDKTHWYEGALIGGSLLGTVADFWHWKVHGVLLLSPIIGLFCGVFIGLLAAALTEVLNVLPVLAKRLGMKSYLFGLLLAMILGKMTGSLFDFFVYQR; the protein is encoded by the coding sequence ATGCGGATGAGCGTTCTTAACGGAGCAATCAGCATTGTGCTGGGCATTGCGGGGGGAATCGCTGTAGGAAGCGGTGTGATTGCGCTTATTCTCGTGCTTGATATGATCCCCAGACTAGCTCAGCTTACGCGATCCTATGACAAAACCCATTGGTATGAAGGGGCCTTGATTGGAGGTTCGCTGCTCGGTACCGTTGCGGATTTTTGGCACTGGAAGGTGCATGGAGTGCTGTTGCTGAGCCCGATCATCGGACTGTTTTGCGGTGTGTTCATCGGTCTGCTTGCTGCGGCACTGACTGAAGTGCTGAATGTACTGCCAGTGCTGGCAAAACGACTGGGCATGAAATCGTATTTGTTTGGATTGTTGCTTGCTATGATTTTGGGGAAGATGACAGGTTCCCTGTTTGACTTTTTTGTATACCAGCGTTAA
- a CDS encoding purine-nucleoside phosphorylase — protein MTALNQQMILEAASYIQSKSSIKPEVGLILGSGLGILAELIEDGVSIAYQDIPHFPVSTVEGHEGELLVGTIKGRPVVMMKGRFHMYEGYGPELTAFPVRVMKELGVTSLLVTNAAGGVNTSYEAGDLMLISDHLNLTGKNPLIGPNDSALGVRFPDLSEAYSRRLRALAKDTAASQGFDVREGVYAGMLGPNYETPAEIVMLRTLGADAVGMSTVSEVIVARHAGIEVLGISCISNMAAGILDQPLSHDEVMETTERVRESFLALVLAVIPQM, from the coding sequence ATGACAGCATTAAACCAACAGATGATTTTGGAAGCGGCATCTTACATCCAAAGCAAAAGTTCCATTAAACCGGAAGTCGGTTTGATTTTAGGTTCAGGACTTGGCATTTTGGCAGAATTAATTGAAGATGGCGTAAGCATCGCCTATCAGGATATTCCGCATTTTCCGGTGTCCACAGTAGAGGGACATGAGGGCGAATTGCTGGTGGGAACCATCAAAGGCCGTCCGGTCGTTATGATGAAAGGTCGTTTCCACATGTACGAAGGATATGGTCCGGAACTGACTGCCTTCCCGGTACGTGTTATGAAAGAACTGGGCGTAACTTCGCTGCTCGTAACGAACGCTGCAGGTGGCGTGAATACCTCTTATGAGGCGGGTGACCTGATGCTGATCTCGGATCATCTGAATCTCACAGGCAAGAATCCATTAATCGGACCGAATGACTCCGCACTGGGTGTGCGCTTCCCGGATCTGTCCGAAGCGTACAGCCGCCGTCTGCGTGCGCTGGCGAAGGATACAGCCGCGTCACAAGGTTTTGATGTACGTGAAGGTGTATACGCAGGTATGCTTGGTCCAAACTACGAGACACCAGCTGAGATCGTGATGCTGCGTACGCTGGGTGCGGATGCTGTCGGCATGTCTACCGTTTCTGAAGTCATCGTGGCACGCCACGCCGGCATAGAAGTACTCGGTATCTCCTGTATCAGCAACATGGCTGCCGGCATTCTGGACCAGCCGTTGTCGCATGATGAGGTTATGGAGACGACAGAACGTGTTCGTGAATCGTTCCTGGCCCTTGTGCTGGCTGTTATTCCACAAATGTAA
- a CDS encoding AraC family transcriptional regulator, with translation MLKIEFGIDKNGRELTEHRTVTLPVACYETTIVRNVHGHIPLHWHDELQFVLVVQGEALFYVNDQKIVLPQGDGLFINSGCMHMAEQRCKQDNCIYLCLNVSPHFVVPSELYLKYVHPYISATNLPYLHIKREISWGAQVLDAIRHVKKDLDEQPPFYEMNVASSLLMIWKHLITSGYALEYDPSEIIRSRRMKDMVEWIHLHFAEPIQLEDIARAGQLSRSETCRYFKRMLKTTPMQYVIDYRIQKSVELLQLQERSITEIAYEVGFNSTSYFINQFRKAMQITPLKFRREVELRIKEGIEH, from the coding sequence ATGCTTAAGATAGAATTTGGAATTGATAAAAACGGGAGGGAACTGACGGAGCATCGTACAGTTACATTGCCTGTGGCGTGTTATGAAACCACAATTGTACGCAATGTTCACGGGCATATTCCTTTGCATTGGCATGATGAATTGCAGTTTGTCTTGGTTGTCCAGGGCGAAGCTCTTTTTTATGTGAATGATCAAAAGATCGTTTTGCCGCAAGGCGACGGGCTGTTTATCAACAGTGGTTGTATGCACATGGCAGAGCAACGGTGTAAGCAGGATAATTGTATTTATCTTTGTCTAAATGTATCCCCGCATTTTGTTGTGCCATCCGAGTTATATTTGAAGTATGTTCATCCTTATATCTCAGCAACCAATTTACCTTATCTTCATATCAAAAGGGAAATTTCATGGGGAGCTCAAGTCCTCGACGCCATCCGGCATGTTAAAAAGGATTTGGATGAGCAGCCTCCATTTTACGAAATGAATGTGGCTTCAAGCCTTTTGATGATATGGAAACATCTGATTACAAGTGGATACGCGCTGGAATATGATCCATCCGAAATCATCAGAAGCAGGCGAATGAAGGATATGGTCGAATGGATTCACCTGCACTTCGCCGAACCAATCCAATTGGAGGACATTGCGAGGGCGGGTCAGTTAAGTCGCTCGGAGACCTGCCGTTATTTCAAGCGAATGTTGAAGACAACACCCATGCAGTATGTTATTGATTATCGAATTCAAAAAAGTGTGGAGTTGTTGCAACTCCAAGAACGCAGCATTACCGAGATTGCTTATGAAGTTGGTTTTAATAGCACGAGTTATTTTATCAATCAGTTTCGTAAAGCCATGCAAATCACCCCGTTAAAGTTCAGAAGAGAAGTGGAGTTGAGAATTAAGGAGGGGATTGAACATTGA
- the spoIIAA gene encoding anti-sigma F factor antagonist, giving the protein MNLHVEMEHHRGILIVRLSGELDHHTADMVRMQMDEAIQRRQCEHLVLSLKDLQFMDSSGLGVILGRYKLIKNKGGKMVVCDVNPPVYRLLEMSGLFKIMPIYENEGTALSGLEVVS; this is encoded by the coding sequence GTGAACTTGCATGTGGAAATGGAACATCACCGCGGGATTCTGATTGTGCGATTATCCGGGGAGCTGGATCACCATACAGCTGACATGGTACGGATGCAGATGGATGAAGCTATCCAGCGCAGACAATGCGAGCATTTGGTACTTAGCCTGAAAGATCTGCAATTCATGGATAGTTCGGGTCTGGGTGTCATTTTGGGTAGATACAAGCTCATTAAGAATAAAGGCGGCAAGATGGTTGTCTGTGATGTCAATCCGCCAGTGTATCGTTTGCTGGAAATGTCAGGTTTGTTCAAGATTATGCCGATTTACGAAAATGAGGGAACTGCTCTCTCGGGTCTGGAGGTCGTCTCATGA
- a CDS encoding peptidylprolyl isomerase, whose protein sequence is MAKQAKIKMANGGEVIIDLFDQEAPNTVANFEKLANSGFYNGLVFHRVIPGFVAQGGCPNGSGAGGPGYTINCEINPNKHERGTLAMAHAGRNTGGSQFYICYQPQPHLDGQHTVFGKVTKGMEFVDAFEGRDKMETVEVVEA, encoded by the coding sequence ATGGCGAAACAAGCGAAAATCAAAATGGCAAACGGCGGAGAAGTTATAATCGATTTGTTCGATCAAGAAGCTCCAAACACAGTAGCAAACTTTGAGAAACTGGCTAACTCCGGTTTCTACAACGGTCTTGTATTCCACCGTGTTATTCCGGGCTTTGTAGCTCAAGGTGGATGCCCTAACGGTTCCGGTGCAGGCGGCCCAGGTTACACAATTAACTGTGAAATCAACCCGAACAAACATGAGCGTGGAACTTTGGCTATGGCTCATGCAGGCCGTAACACAGGCGGAAGCCAGTTCTACATCTGCTACCAACCGCAACCACATTTGGATGGACAACATACTGTATTTGGTAAAGTAACCAAAGGTATGGAATTCGTGGACGCTTTCGAAGGTCGCGACAAAATGGAAACAGTTGAAGTAGTAGAAGCTTAA
- a CDS encoding EamA family transporter, whose translation MKISIQRSRKSGLFFVLTGAICWGIGGTVSQKLFQQYGIEVNWFVTVRLLIAGILLLTVQSFTTRRSQIFDMWKQKKTALQLIIFGLFGMLAVQYTYMASIQHGNSAVATLLQYLSPVMIMVYMIWRKQAALTRKDVASAILALSGCFLLLTNGSLSQLSVPLPAVLWGLLSGVAAAFYTLYAVKRIEKFDSLVVVGWAMIIGGAVLSLIHPPWKMDFASLRLETYGYLAFTIILGTMIAFWFYIESLKSLTAKETSLMGSAEPLAAVGTTVIWLHEPFGLFQWLGTACIIGLILLLQSNRPKPIQVNDK comes from the coding sequence ATGAAAATATCTATTCAAAGATCTAGAAAATCAGGCCTATTCTTCGTTCTTACAGGTGCGATATGCTGGGGCATTGGCGGAACAGTTTCACAAAAACTGTTTCAACAATACGGAATTGAAGTCAACTGGTTTGTAACGGTTCGACTGCTGATTGCGGGTATACTGCTTCTGACGGTTCAATCCTTTACAACAAGGCGCTCGCAAATTTTCGATATGTGGAAGCAGAAAAAAACAGCCTTGCAGCTAATCATTTTCGGATTATTCGGGATGCTCGCTGTTCAATATACGTACATGGCTTCTATTCAACATGGCAACTCCGCAGTGGCGACACTACTTCAATATCTGTCACCAGTCATGATCATGGTCTATATGATCTGGCGAAAACAGGCTGCTCTAACCAGAAAGGATGTTGCATCAGCGATTCTGGCTCTGAGCGGGTGTTTTCTCCTGCTGACCAATGGTTCTCTCTCCCAATTGTCTGTGCCTTTACCCGCAGTATTGTGGGGGTTGTTATCCGGAGTTGCCGCTGCCTTCTATACCCTCTACGCCGTGAAACGGATTGAAAAGTTTGATTCACTCGTTGTGGTAGGCTGGGCAATGATTATCGGAGGCGCTGTACTAAGTCTTATCCACCCACCATGGAAAATGGACTTTGCCAGCTTGCGTTTGGAAACCTACGGATATTTGGCCTTTACCATTATTTTAGGGACGATGATTGCATTCTGGTTCTATATCGAAAGTTTAAAAAGCCTGACAGCCAAAGAAACAAGTCTTATGGGAAGCGCGGAGCCGCTTGCTGCCGTTGGCACCACTGTTATCTGGTTGCATGAACCCTTTGGGTTATTTCAATGGCTGGGGACCGCATGTATCATTGGATTGATATTATTGTTGCAGTCGAATCGCCCCAAACCCATTCAGGTCAACGACAAATAA
- a CDS encoding D-alanyl-D-alanine carboxypeptidase family protein, with translation MASTALAEETPKAAGGTDLAPSARSAILMDADTGTVIFEKNSHDQLPPASITKIMTMLLTIEAVDSGKLKLTDKVRTSEYAASMGGSQIFLEPGEEMTVDDMLKGIAMASGNDASVAMAEKIAGSEEAFVQLMNERAKELGMKDTHFSNCNGLPVDNHYSSAHDIAVMSRELLKHPGITKYTGAYQDYLRKDSEKPFWLVNTNKLVRFYSGADGLKTGYTSEAKFCLSATAMKDGLRTVAVVLGEPNTKTRNSEVSSMFDYAFGQYTMKALYKSGDLLGSLKIEKGEVAELPLNATQNYSVLMRKGVKSDEIRHELLMAKEVKAPVKAGQSVGKLVVYQGNEVIKEFDIQAPQGVDKAGWWKLFKRTTSKLFD, from the coding sequence ATGGCATCAACCGCGCTGGCTGAAGAAACTCCCAAAGCAGCGGGGGGAACCGATTTGGCCCCGTCGGCACGCTCCGCCATTTTGATGGATGCTGATACGGGCACGGTCATTTTTGAAAAAAACAGTCATGATCAGCTGCCTCCGGCGAGCATTACGAAGATTATGACCATGCTGCTCACCATTGAAGCGGTCGACTCTGGCAAGCTGAAGCTGACGGATAAAGTGAGAACGAGTGAATATGCCGCATCCATGGGTGGATCACAGATTTTTCTGGAACCTGGGGAAGAGATGACTGTAGACGATATGTTAAAAGGTATTGCTATGGCTTCCGGTAATGATGCCTCTGTAGCGATGGCTGAGAAAATTGCCGGTTCGGAGGAAGCCTTTGTACAACTGATGAATGAGCGGGCGAAGGAACTCGGAATGAAGGATACTCATTTTTCCAACTGTAACGGCCTGCCGGTCGATAACCATTATTCTTCGGCCCATGACATTGCGGTCATGAGCCGTGAACTGCTGAAGCATCCGGGGATTACGAAATATACCGGTGCATACCAGGACTACCTTCGTAAAGATAGCGAGAAGCCATTCTGGCTGGTGAATACGAACAAGTTGGTTCGTTTCTACTCCGGTGCCGATGGGTTGAAAACAGGATACACTTCCGAAGCCAAGTTTTGTCTCTCGGCTACAGCGATGAAGGATGGGCTTCGTACGGTCGCGGTAGTACTCGGAGAACCCAATACCAAAACACGGAACAGTGAAGTTTCCTCGATGTTTGACTATGCTTTTGGGCAATACACGATGAAAGCCCTGTACAAGTCAGGAGATCTGCTGGGAAGTCTGAAAATTGAAAAAGGTGAAGTAGCCGAATTGCCGCTGAATGCAACACAAAATTATAGTGTTCTGATGCGCAAAGGTGTGAAATCGGATGAGATCCGTCATGAATTGCTGATGGCAAAAGAAGTGAAAGCTCCGGTCAAAGCAGGTCAGAGTGTAGGTAAACTAGTCGTCTACCAGGGCAATGAAGTCATCAAGGAGTTCGACATTCAGGCTCCGCAGGGTGTGGACAAGGCTGGCTGGTGGAAGCTGTTCAAACGCACAACCTCCAAACTGTTCGATTAA
- the sigF gene encoding RNA polymerase sporulation sigma factor SigF, producing the protein MDAEVKQSSQTYLDDAEVKRLIALSQSGDHVARDTLVNCNIRLVWSVVQRFMNRGYEPEDLFQIGCIGLLKSVDKFDLSYDVKFSTYAVPMIIGEIQRFLRDDGTLKVSRSLKEMANKVRKKRDELSKHLDRLPTIKEVAAELGVTPEEVVFAQEANKPPTSIHETVFENDGDPITLMDQIADESQERWFDKLALNEAIGGLSERERLIVYLRYYRDQTQSEVASRLGISQVQVSRLEKKILQSIRDQIAQ; encoded by the coding sequence ATGGATGCTGAAGTGAAACAGTCTTCACAGACCTATTTGGACGATGCCGAGGTCAAACGGCTGATTGCGCTCAGTCAGTCGGGTGACCATGTCGCACGGGATACGCTGGTGAACTGCAACATCAGACTCGTCTGGTCCGTCGTACAACGTTTTATGAACAGGGGATATGAGCCGGAAGATCTGTTCCAGATTGGTTGTATCGGGCTGCTCAAATCGGTGGATAAATTCGATCTCAGTTATGATGTGAAATTCTCCACCTATGCAGTTCCGATGATTATCGGAGAAATTCAGCGCTTCCTGCGGGATGACGGCACGCTTAAGGTCAGTCGTTCGCTCAAGGAAATGGCGAATAAAGTCCGCAAAAAAAGGGATGAACTCTCCAAACACCTCGACCGTCTTCCAACGATTAAGGAAGTAGCCGCGGAGTTGGGGGTAACCCCAGAGGAAGTTGTATTTGCTCAGGAAGCCAACAAACCGCCGACCTCCATACATGAGACGGTGTTTGAGAATGACGGCGATCCGATTACACTAATGGACCAGATTGCCGATGAGTCTCAGGAACGGTGGTTTGACAAACTTGCGCTAAACGAAGCGATTGGCGGTCTCAGCGAAAGGGAACGGCTGATTGTATACCTCCGGTATTACCGGGATCAGACCCAGTCCGAGGTCGCTAGCAGGCTGGGTATATCCCAGGTGCAGGTGTCGAGACTGGAGAAAAAAATACTTCAATCCATCCGCGACCAGATCGCACAGTGA
- a CDS encoding stage V sporulation protein AA encodes MSLTPTPTVYVRLRSRIRIQRGRSVKLGDVAHLLTSPEEQEGRLLELELLRPGPEDGNLILIDILQIIPQIRRALPDVTVELIGSGHTLVEVVVGSGKPSKSLFILVWLLLFFGSALTIMNFHADVNMQEVQIRIVEMITGRRDEHPYLFQVAYSLGIGFGMAVFFNHLFKKKWNEEPTPLEVEMFLYQQNVDKYVVIEETERMHEEERREMNADERS; translated from the coding sequence ATGTCCCTGACACCCACTCCAACGGTCTATGTTCGTTTGCGCAGCCGTATTCGCATCCAAAGAGGCCGAAGTGTCAAGCTTGGAGATGTAGCTCACTTGCTCACCTCTCCCGAAGAACAGGAAGGAAGGCTGCTTGAGCTTGAATTGCTGCGCCCCGGACCGGAGGACGGCAATCTGATCCTCATTGATATATTGCAGATCATCCCCCAGATCCGTCGTGCCTTGCCAGATGTCACCGTTGAATTAATCGGATCGGGTCATACGCTTGTTGAGGTGGTTGTAGGAAGTGGCAAGCCTTCCAAATCTCTGTTCATCCTGGTGTGGCTGCTGCTTTTCTTTGGATCAGCATTGACCATTATGAATTTTCATGCGGACGTAAACATGCAGGAAGTCCAGATTCGAATTGTAGAGATGATTACGGGCCGCCGGGATGAGCATCCGTATCTGTTTCAGGTGGCGTATTCTCTCGGGATCGGGTTTGGTATGGCTGTGTTCTTCAATCATTTATTCAAGAAAAAGTGGAATGAAGAACCTACCCCTTTGGAAGTGGAAATGTTCCTATATCAGCAAAATGTAGACAAGTATGTAGTGATTGAAGAAACCGAACGTATGCATGAAGAGGAACGCAGGGAGATGAATGCGGATGAGCGTTCTTAA
- the lysA gene encoding diaminopimelate decarboxylase, producing the protein MYLHGTSKINAQGHLEIGGVDTTDLKEQFGTPLYVVDEQLVRERCREYMEAFRASGLGFQVAYASKAFCVMAMCALAAEEGLSLDVVSDGELFTALQAGFPAERIHFHGNNKTLEEIEMALDAEIGCFVVDNFNELHLLQAVAADKNRKVNILLRVTPGVEAHTHEYISTGQTDSKFGFDIGNGTAFEAIELASKQSNLVLLGVHSHIGSQIFEVEGFQMAVQRVAEFAADVYERLNVAFKVVNLGGGFGIRYIDGDTPLEVSQYVKAITDAVKNHFAQIGYAVPEIWVEPGRSIVGEAGTTLYTVGTSKDIPGVRKYVAVDGGMTDNPRPALYESKYEAVLANRANEAAQETVSVAGKCCESGDMLIWDLDLPKVQSGDLLAVACTGAYNYSMASNYNRIRRPAVVFVKDGQGDVVVRRETYQDIIQNDLVPERIAKQPVTR; encoded by the coding sequence ATGTATTTACATGGTACAAGTAAAATAAATGCACAGGGACATCTGGAAATTGGTGGAGTCGATACAACCGACTTGAAAGAACAATTTGGAACTCCCCTGTATGTTGTGGACGAGCAATTGGTTCGTGAGCGCTGCAGAGAGTATATGGAAGCGTTCCGTGCTTCAGGCCTGGGTTTCCAGGTTGCTTATGCAAGTAAAGCATTCTGCGTAATGGCGATGTGTGCCCTTGCTGCGGAAGAAGGACTTTCCTTGGATGTTGTATCCGACGGTGAATTGTTCACGGCACTTCAAGCCGGTTTCCCGGCAGAACGCATTCATTTCCACGGTAACAACAAAACGCTGGAAGAGATCGAAATGGCGCTTGATGCAGAGATTGGCTGCTTCGTTGTGGATAACTTCAATGAACTGCACTTGCTGCAAGCTGTAGCCGCAGACAAAAATCGCAAAGTTAACATTTTGCTTCGTGTGACGCCTGGTGTTGAAGCGCATACGCATGAATATATCTCGACAGGACAAACGGATTCCAAATTTGGATTCGATATCGGGAACGGAACGGCATTTGAAGCCATTGAATTGGCTTCCAAGCAGTCAAATCTGGTATTGCTCGGTGTGCATTCACACATCGGATCCCAAATTTTCGAAGTTGAAGGCTTCCAAATGGCAGTTCAACGCGTTGCTGAGTTTGCAGCAGATGTGTATGAGCGTCTTAACGTGGCATTCAAAGTGGTTAATCTGGGCGGTGGCTTCGGTATCCGCTATATCGATGGAGATACACCGCTTGAAGTTTCACAATACGTGAAAGCCATCACGGATGCGGTGAAAAATCATTTTGCTCAAATCGGCTATGCCGTGCCTGAGATCTGGGTTGAACCAGGCCGCAGCATCGTAGGGGAAGCGGGAACTACGCTCTACACTGTTGGAACAAGCAAAGATATTCCAGGAGTTCGTAAATACGTAGCTGTTGATGGTGGAATGACAGACAATCCACGTCCAGCGCTGTATGAGTCCAAATATGAGGCTGTATTGGCAAACCGTGCAAATGAGGCTGCTCAGGAAACGGTATCTGTTGCTGGTAAATGTTGTGAGAGCGGCGATATGCTGATCTGGGATCTGGACCTGCCTAAAGTGCAAAGCGGCGATCTACTCGCAGTAGCTTGCACAGGCGCATACAACTACTCGATGGCAAGCAATTACAACCGGATTCGTCGTCCGGCAGTTGTGTTTGTCAAAGACGGTCAAGGGGATGTAGTGGTACGCCGTGAGACGTATCAGGACATCATCCAGAATGATCTCGTACCTGAGCGTATTGCAAAACAGCCAGTTACCCGTTAA
- a CDS encoding spore germination protein codes for MHKSPYEIQEEEEKKAYEKKKQNEMSDSIEESVEYWQENDDISPRMSDNKYTLQQVLGLGESFDVNMREMVLGGKHVGLLLLTGFAKDEILLEVLKRLTYLTPEQVSGHALKSYFECYIPHIQVERVEKMSAVINKVLTGMSAMFVEGDRSVIIMDTRSYPVRSPEEPSLERVVRGSRDGFTETLLTNVALVRRRIRDPGLKFEIMQVGRRSQTDVCVVYIDDIVDKVQVDSVREKIKRVNIDGIPAADKQLEEAIINKGWHPYPLVRYSERPDVTASHLMDGRVVVFVDTSPSVMILPTTFFDLCEHAEENRQTAFMGTYLRWVRFGGILISLFLLPLWLLMVIDPAIKPAGMEFIGPHENAQLPLILQFLLIEFGVDLLRMAAVHTPTPLASAMGLIAAILVGDIAVKTGYFVNEVVLYMAIAAIGMFATPSYELGLANRLVRLFLLVAVAIFKVPGFVVGTTFIIVALTLHRSYNSSYLWPFIPFNAKALGNFLFRLPLLENKKRPSINKTRDNTKMDSDPDGELQKSKKHK; via the coding sequence ATGCATAAATCTCCTTATGAGATTCAGGAGGAAGAAGAAAAGAAGGCTTACGAAAAGAAGAAGCAAAATGAAATGTCTGACAGTATCGAGGAATCGGTAGAATATTGGCAGGAAAACGACGATATATCCCCTCGCATGAGTGATAACAAATATACGCTTCAGCAAGTGTTGGGACTTGGAGAGTCCTTTGATGTGAATATGAGGGAAATGGTCTTGGGTGGCAAACATGTTGGATTGTTGCTACTGACTGGGTTTGCAAAGGATGAGATTCTGCTTGAAGTGCTAAAAAGGCTAACCTATCTTACACCGGAGCAAGTGTCCGGACATGCGCTGAAGTCGTATTTCGAATGTTACATTCCTCATATTCAAGTTGAGCGAGTGGAGAAAATGAGCGCCGTCATCAACAAGGTCCTCACTGGCATGAGTGCCATGTTTGTCGAAGGGGATCGTTCCGTTATTATTATGGATACCCGCAGCTATCCGGTACGTTCCCCAGAGGAACCTTCGCTGGAGAGAGTGGTGCGGGGTTCAAGAGACGGATTCACGGAGACACTTCTGACCAACGTGGCGTTAGTGCGCCGAAGAATACGGGACCCAGGATTAAAATTTGAAATTATGCAGGTTGGACGCAGATCGCAAACGGATGTCTGTGTTGTATATATTGACGATATCGTGGACAAGGTTCAGGTGGATTCCGTTCGTGAAAAAATCAAACGAGTAAATATCGACGGCATCCCTGCTGCCGATAAACAGCTTGAAGAAGCGATTATTAACAAGGGTTGGCACCCGTATCCGTTGGTTCGTTATTCGGAACGACCGGATGTGACAGCATCTCATTTGATGGACGGAAGGGTGGTTGTTTTTGTAGATACTTCACCCAGTGTGATGATTCTGCCCACGACCTTTTTTGACCTGTGTGAGCATGCGGAAGAGAACAGACAGACCGCCTTTATGGGAACCTATCTGCGCTGGGTACGATTTGGGGGTATTCTGATTTCGCTTTTCCTGTTGCCGCTATGGCTGTTGATGGTTATTGACCCTGCCATTAAGCCAGCAGGAATGGAGTTCATCGGTCCTCATGAAAATGCCCAGCTCCCGCTGATTCTGCAGTTCCTGCTTATTGAATTCGGAGTGGATTTATTACGGATGGCAGCAGTCCATACCCCGACGCCACTCGCTTCGGCCATGGGTTTGATTGCGGCCATTTTAGTCGGGGATATCGCCGTAAAAACAGGATATTTTGTCAATGAAGTGGTACTTTACATGGCGATTGCCGCGATTGGTATGTTTGCAACACCCAGTTATGAGCTTGGTTTGGCTAATCGATTGGTCAGATTGTTTTTGCTCGTTGCTGTGGCGATATTCAAGGTTCCCGGATTCGTTGTCGGGACGACGTTCATTATCGTGGCGCTCACTTTGCATCGCTCCTACAACTCTTCTTATCTCTGGCCGTTCATACCGTTTAATGCAAAGGCTTTGGGTAACTTTTTGTTCCGTTTGCCGCTGTTGGAAAATAAAAAACGTCCTTCGATCAACAAAACGCGTGACAATACCAAAATGGACAGTGATCCAGACGGGGAACTGCAAAAAAGTAAAAAACACAAATGA